A portion of the Moritella sp. F3 genome contains these proteins:
- a CDS encoding substrate-binding domain-containing protein, translating to NQIQPIAEREGDWSAMSGFQQTMQMLNEGIVPTAMLVANDQMALGAMRAITESGLRVGADISVVGYDDTEDSSCYI from the coding sequence CAATCAAATTCAGCCGATAGCGGAACGGGAAGGCGACTGGAGTGCCATGTCCGGTTTTCAACAAACCATGCAAATGCTGAATGAGGGCATCGTTCCCACTGCGATGCTGGTTGCCAACGATCAGATGGCGCTGGGCGCAATGCGCGCCATTACCGAGTCCGGGCTGCGCGTTGGTGCGGACATCTCGGTAGTGGGATACGACGATACCGAAGACAGCTCATGTTATATCC